In the genome of Flavobacteriaceae bacterium YJPT1-3, the window TTCTCGAGGAGACGTCCTTCAAATACCGTTGGGAGAAAATAAATTTAGCACCGCGTTTACTCCTCAGGAGAATAATATTTTATCTACCACATTTGATTTCGAAGGATTTGTAGGGAAATCCACTCTCACTGGAGTAGTTGATCTCAGTCGTTTAGAGCAGGATATCATTGAGTTTGACTGCAATTTTGTCATTGAATTAGAGTCTGTCAATTGATTTTAGCTAGTAGATGAACTTTTTTATGGATTTAAGTTTTCAGTCAATCCATCTCTTTTTCGATAAACGGAACGTTAATACTTAGCAGTTCTCGAAGTAGGTCTAACAACTGCTCCTGAAAGTGCTGTTGAATTTCAGTGGAAAGTAAAGGTTGTTTATTCACCCGCAGGCTTAGAAAACCAGCGCTCAAATTGCGAAAGGAGTAGATGCCTGCATAGCCTTCAGGAAATCCCTTCATTTGAGCATAGGTGAGTACCTGAAAGGCTTTTGCATGTTTCTTGTAGTCGGTAGTTAGCGCTTCCCAATCGTAGATATTCAATTCGCTTTGCTCCACTTTACCGGTTTTGTAGTCAATGATCCGTGGTATTCCGTCAAAGTGGTCCATGCGATCAACCGTTCCCTTAAGGAATATGGGATCTTGGAGGGCAGGCGCTTTGAAAGCCACCTTTAACTGTTGCTCCAGTCCTGATATGATAATCTCGTGCCCATCATCTACCAGTTTCTTTTCTAAAGCCAGGAAATTCTCTACAAAGCGTGCCGCCACATGTTGAATCAACAGGTTCTTGCCATAGAGTTCCTCCCGCCGACCGTACGTTTTGGTTAGGGATTCCTGAAGCACTTCCGGTAAATGTTCTTTAAAGTGTTTAAAGTCGTCGCGTTCTAAAGCCCGGCCCAGCGTGGGTTGGTACAAGGCCTCCAGGGTCTCATGAACAACGGTTCCCAGGGTATTGTGGGCAATGGTTTCTTCAACTTCGGTAGGATCTTCAATCTGGAGGATGTAGCGTTTATAATAATCAATAGGATTACGAATGTAGGTGGTCAAAGCTGAAGGGGACAAGCCGTGAGCGGCATGCGCTTTGATTTTGGCCAGGATCTCCGGTGTTTTCTCGATGCGAATTAGCTCCTGGGATGGCGCATGAATAAGCGGCGCGGCTATGCTTTCGCGAAAGCGGTGTGCCTCCGGCCTATCTACAGCCATTTGCAGGATAAACCGACTTTTTTCACCACTATTGAGTCCGTCGGTTTTGGTGTTGTAAAGTAGATGGATGTTGGAAGCTCTTTGAAGCAATCTATAGAAGTGATACGTATAAACCGCATCCTTTTCTTTATAGGTAGGTAGACCGAATTCTTTTTTGAGGTCGTAAGGGATATAGCTGTTCATGGTTTTACCCGCGGGCAGTGTCCCTTCATTTAGTGAGGCGATGATGACCGTTTCAAAATCCAGCGCTCTGGACTCCAGCATTCCCATGATCTGTAGGCCCTGATAGGGATCCCCTCGAAAGTCGAGAGATTCTTCCCGGGCCACGGCTTCTCGATAAAATCGAAGGAGGGTTTTGAGATTGGACACCACCGGATAGGTCTCCAGGGTGTTCAATAAGCGATTAAATACGCTATGAAAGGCGTACAGATACTCCAGCTCCAACAAGCGATTCTCTCGCTCGTAGTGATCCTTTAGGGTCAGGATAAGCTGTTGGC includes:
- a CDS encoding PD-(D/E)XK nuclease family protein, which translates into the protein MVTFLEEVAQQVIEAPSPLKDQIIVLPSKRAGAFFQQALSRKLTQPTFMPRIYSIEEFIQSISGLHPVNNLELLFTFYTTYAEALPKEETEDFETFISWAQTLVHDFNELDRYLIDSSRLFNYLSAIKEGEAHWSKQKDESSLIQNYLKFWSQLPLLYETLVERLLEQNKGYQGLSYRKAYEEINSYLDQQENTYHVFAGFNALNTAEQQLIQEVLARGNAAIYWDTDRYFFEDKAHDASYFLRDYANTWPYFKKNDFHWLRSHFSTPKTIEVTGIAGGIGQAKYIGNLLSSFDEEQLSNTALVLSDETLLLPVLNALPENVTRLNITMGLPLIATPLAQVFDNLLKMHAAYGERGFYYKDLLGVLELPSLSILVKDHLPTIRTHLTERNQVFLTSEELIGLAPDLELLFTPWGKDPLNALRQCQQLILTLKDHYERENRLLELEYLYAFHSVFNRLLNTLETYPVVSNLKTLLRFYREAVAREESLDFRGDPYQGLQIMGMLESRALDFETVIIASLNEGTLPAGKTMNSYIPYDLKKEFGLPTYKEKDAVYTYHFYRLLQRASNIHLLYNTKTDGLNSGEKSRFILQMAVDRPEAHRFRESIAAPLIHAPSQELIRIEKTPEILAKIKAHAAHGLSPSALTTYIRNPIDYYKRYILQIEDPTEVEETIAHNTLGTVVHETLEALYQPTLGRALERDDFKHFKEHLPEVLQESLTKTYGRREELYGKNLLIQHVAARFVENFLALEKKLVDDGHEIIISGLEQQLKVAFKAPALQDPIFLKGTVDRMDHFDGIPRIIDYKTGKVEQSELNIYDWEALTTDYKKHAKAFQVLTYAQMKGFPEGYAGIYSFRNLSAGFLSLRVNKQPLLSTEIQQHFQEQLLDLLRELLSINVPFIEKEMD